A single region of the Massilia sp. erpn genome encodes:
- the bamA gene encoding outer membrane protein assembly factor BamA, translating to MKLYSDRFALPSFRRSLIGAAALALCSGSALALEPFVVKDIRVEGIQRTEAGTVFSYLPVRVGETFTEDKSISTIKALYATGFFKDVKLEADGDVLVVLVEERPAIAKVDFTGTKEFEKDMLVKALKDIGVGETKIFDKASVDRAEQELKRQYLSRGLYGVKVTTTVTPLERNRVSITFAVDEGEVAKIKQINLVGNKAFSDKELRDQLALNTGTWFSWYTKANQYSKTKLTGDIESLKSYYLNRGYVEMQVESTQVSITPDKKDIYITINIVEGEKYKVSDIKFEGEMFGREDELRQLVLLRKGDVYSGERLTSTNKLIQDRLATFGYAFANVNANPDIDREKREVGFTFFVDPGKRAYVRHMNIAGNTTTRDEVIRREFRQFESSWYDANRVKLTRDRVDRLGYFKDVTIDTPEAQGTSDQVDVNLTVVEKPTGNFQIGGAFSQAEKFTFSASIQQANFAGSGNTVGIELNTSKYNRSIAFSHTNPYFTDDGVSRSYEVYLRTYRPPAINIGGYSIRQTGGRISFGVPFSEVDTVFFGIGLEHSQVETDSSSPTFWRTYLRSIGGPANGIGTASANSVPLTVAWQRDSRDSALTPTIGQYQRVNLEADFIGESKYGRAVYEYQWFRPLFSKVTLALKGELGLGRSFGKKPYPVFKNFYAGGIGSVRGYESSSLGMLDPLSRDALGGASRLLINSELQMPFPGQGQDRSLRWFGFLDGGQVYREREKLRISELRFSTGLGISWISPVGPLKLSYAKPLNAKPGDRLERFQFQMGAGF from the coding sequence ATGAAATTATATTCTGACCGCTTTGCCTTGCCTTCCTTTCGCCGCAGCCTGATCGGCGCCGCCGCTCTGGCACTCTGCTCCGGCAGTGCGCTGGCCCTTGAACCCTTTGTCGTCAAGGATATCCGCGTGGAGGGCATCCAGCGGACGGAAGCCGGCACCGTGTTCAGCTACCTGCCGGTGCGCGTGGGCGAGACCTTCACCGAAGACAAGAGCATCAGCACCATCAAGGCGCTGTATGCGACCGGTTTCTTCAAGGACGTGAAACTGGAAGCCGACGGCGACGTGCTGGTGGTGCTGGTGGAAGAGCGCCCGGCCATCGCCAAGGTCGATTTCACGGGCACCAAGGAATTCGAGAAAGACATGCTGGTCAAGGCGCTGAAGGATATCGGCGTCGGCGAAACCAAGATCTTCGACAAGGCGTCGGTGGACCGCGCCGAGCAGGAACTCAAGCGCCAATACCTGTCGCGCGGCCTGTACGGCGTGAAAGTGACCACCACCGTCACCCCGCTGGAGCGCAACCGCGTCAGCATCACCTTCGCGGTGGACGAGGGCGAAGTCGCCAAGATCAAGCAGATCAACCTGGTGGGCAACAAGGCCTTCTCCGACAAGGAGCTGCGCGACCAGCTGGCCCTGAACACCGGCACCTGGTTCAGCTGGTACACCAAGGCCAACCAGTATTCCAAGACCAAGCTGACCGGCGACATCGAGTCGCTCAAGTCCTATTATCTGAACCGCGGTTATGTGGAGATGCAGGTTGAATCGACCCAGGTCTCGATCACCCCGGACAAGAAGGACATCTACATCACCATCAATATCGTCGAAGGCGAGAAGTACAAGGTCTCCGACATCAAGTTCGAAGGCGAGATGTTCGGCCGCGAGGACGAGCTGCGCCAGCTGGTGCTGCTGCGCAAAGGCGATGTGTATTCGGGCGAGCGCCTGACCTCCACCAATAAGCTGATCCAGGATCGCCTGGCCACCTTCGGCTACGCCTTCGCCAACGTCAACGCCAATCCCGACATCGACCGCGAAAAGCGCGAAGTGGGTTTCACCTTCTTCGTCGATCCGGGCAAGCGCGCCTATGTGCGCCACATGAATATCGCCGGCAACACCACCACCCGCGATGAAGTGATCCGCCGCGAATTCCGCCAGTTCGAATCGAGCTGGTACGACGCCAACCGCGTCAAGCTGACGCGCGACCGCGTCGACCGCCTGGGCTACTTCAAGGACGTGACCATCGACACGCCGGAAGCGCAAGGCACTTCCGACCAGGTGGACGTGAACCTGACCGTGGTCGAGAAACCGACCGGCAACTTCCAGATCGGCGGTGCCTTCTCGCAAGCGGAGAAGTTCACCTTCTCGGCATCGATCCAGCAGGCCAACTTCGCCGGCTCGGGCAATACCGTGGGCATTGAGCTGAACACCAGCAAGTACAACCGTTCGATCGCGTTCTCGCACACCAATCCTTACTTCACCGACGACGGCGTGTCGCGCAGCTATGAAGTCTATCTGCGTACCTACCGCCCGCCGGCGATCAATATCGGCGGCTACTCGATCCGCCAGACCGGTGGCCGCATCAGCTTCGGCGTGCCGTTCTCGGAAGTCGATACCGTCTTCTTCGGTATCGGCCTGGAACACTCCCAGGTCGAAACCGACAGCAGCAGCCCGACCTTCTGGCGCACCTATTTGCGCAGCATCGGCGGCCCGGCAAACGGTATCGGTACCGCTTCGGCCAACTCGGTGCCGCTGACGGTGGCATGGCAGCGCGACAGCCGCGACAGCGCGCTGACCCCGACCATCGGCCAGTACCAGCGCGTCAACCTGGAAGCGGACTTCATCGGCGAGTCGAAGTATGGCCGCGCGGTGTATGAATACCAGTGGTTCCGTCCCCTGTTCTCCAAGGTCACGCTGGCCCTGAAGGGCGAGCTTGGCCTGGGCCGCAGCTTCGGCAAGAAGCCTTACCCGGTCTTCAAGAACTTCTACGCCGGCGGCATCGGTTCGGTGCGCGGCTATGAAAGCTCCTCGCTCGGCATGCTGGACCCGCTTAGCCGCGACGCGCTGGGCGGTGCTTCGCGCCTGCTGATCAACTCCGAATTGCAGATGCCTTTCCCCGGCCAGGGCCAGGACCGCAGCTTGCGCTGGTTCGGCTTCCTGGATGGCGGCCAGGTTTACCGCGAGCGCGAAAAGCTGCGCATCTCGG
- the ispC gene encoding 1-deoxy-D-xylulose-5-phosphate reductoisomerase, whose protein sequence is MQSITILGATGSIGVSTLDVVARHPERYTVYALTAHSRVEELAAQCEQFLPARAVVGTAAAAAQLDALLRAKGLRTEVAWGEQALCEVASAAAVDCVMAAIVGAAGLAPTLAAARAGKKVLLANKEALVMSGQLFMDAVQDSGAVLLPIDSEHNAIFQCLPPGYGRVPAAAGVSKILLTASGGPFLKRAVETLDSVTPDEACKHPKWVMGRKISVDSATMMNKGLEVIEAHWLFGASAEQIEVVIHPQSVVHSMVSYNDGSVLAELGNPDMRTPIAHALAYPERIASGVAQLDLTQIGSLQFEKPDFARFPCLALAFDALRAGGTAPALLNAANEVAVQAFLDQRIGFRQIDRVIARVMDELPHGAASSIEALMAQDAAARAAAETLIGALAK, encoded by the coding sequence ATGCAAAGCATTACCATACTTGGCGCAACCGGCTCCATCGGCGTTTCCACGCTCGATGTGGTGGCGCGCCATCCCGAACGCTATACCGTGTATGCACTGACGGCGCATAGCCGCGTCGAGGAGCTGGCAGCCCAGTGCGAGCAGTTCCTTCCCGCGCGCGCCGTGGTCGGCACGGCCGCCGCCGCCGCGCAACTGGACGCGCTGCTGCGCGCCAAAGGCCTGCGCACCGAAGTGGCGTGGGGTGAGCAGGCCTTGTGCGAGGTGGCCAGTGCCGCCGCCGTCGACTGCGTAATGGCGGCGATTGTCGGCGCCGCCGGCCTGGCGCCGACCCTGGCCGCCGCGCGCGCCGGCAAGAAGGTGCTGCTGGCGAACAAGGAAGCGCTGGTCATGTCCGGCCAGCTCTTCATGGACGCGGTACAGGACAGCGGCGCCGTGCTGCTGCCGATCGACAGCGAACACAATGCGATCTTCCAGTGCCTGCCGCCAGGCTATGGCCGCGTGCCGGCAGCGGCCGGCGTGAGCAAGATCCTGCTGACCGCTTCCGGCGGTCCCTTCCTCAAGCGCGCCGTCGAGACGCTCGACAGCGTGACGCCGGACGAAGCCTGCAAGCATCCGAAGTGGGTCATGGGCCGCAAGATCTCGGTCGATTCCGCCACCATGATGAACAAGGGCCTGGAAGTGATCGAAGCCCACTGGCTGTTCGGCGCGTCGGCCGAGCAGATCGAGGTGGTGATCCACCCGCAGTCGGTCGTCCATTCCATGGTTTCCTACAACGACGGCTCGGTGCTGGCGGAACTGGGCAACCCCGATATGCGCACGCCGATCGCGCATGCCCTGGCTTATCCGGAGCGCATCGCCTCCGGCGTGGCCCAGCTGGACCTGACCCAGATCGGCAGCCTGCAGTTCGAAAAGCCCGATTTTGCGCGCTTCCCCTGCCTGGCCCTGGCCTTTGACGCGCTGCGCGCCGGCGGCACCGCGCCGGCCTTGCTGAACGCGGCCAACGAGGTGGCGGTGCAAGCCTTCCTCGACCAGCGCATCGGCTTCCGCCAGATCGACCGCGTGATTGCGCGCGTGATGGACGAACTGCCGCACGGCGCCGCCTCCAGCATCGAGGCGCTGATGGCGCAGGACGCGGCCGCCCGCGCCGCCGCTGAAACCCTGATCGGCGCGCTGGCCAAATGA
- the rseP gene encoding RIP metalloprotease RseP, whose product MNFLQTLLAFAVALGTLIVIHELGHYLVARWCGVKVLRFSVGMGQVVWSRRFGADQTEWAVSALPLGGYVKMLDGREQDLRGLPEADLKREFTRQNVWKRIAIVAAGPLANFLLAILLFAGLYMHGVDEPSTLLAPPAAETVAAMAGIKGGDQVVAVNGQPVRGWGELRWALIQAVVDKQGARFDLERQGEGRRQLDLPVSALSSLSLEGDVPSALGIAVARPPALVGRVMAEGAGARAGLRSGDLIQRVDGVAVADGLAFIDAVRKAPGRSLHIEGQRAGQPFALEMTPDAETDAKGGQAVTVGKIKVEVPMAPDMITVTSTPAQALEKAVRKVWETSVLTVKMIGKMITGEASWRNVTGPITIADYAGQTSRIGAVSYLQFIAFISISLGVMNLLPIPVLDGGHLLYYSLEVLTGRPVSERFADLAQRLGVGLLVALMVLAVFNDLARLL is encoded by the coding sequence ATGAACTTCCTGCAAACCCTGCTGGCTTTCGCCGTTGCGCTGGGTACGCTGATCGTCATCCATGAATTGGGTCACTATCTGGTGGCGCGCTGGTGCGGCGTGAAAGTGCTGCGCTTCTCGGTCGGCATGGGGCAGGTGGTGTGGTCGCGCCGCTTCGGCGCCGACCAGACCGAGTGGGCGGTGTCGGCCCTGCCGCTGGGCGGCTATGTGAAGATGCTGGACGGCCGCGAGCAGGATCTGCGCGGCCTGCCGGAAGCCGACCTGAAACGCGAGTTCACGCGCCAGAACGTGTGGAAGCGCATCGCCATCGTGGCCGCCGGCCCGCTCGCCAACTTCCTGCTTGCCATCCTGTTGTTTGCCGGTCTGTACATGCATGGCGTGGACGAACCTTCGACCCTGCTGGCGCCGCCGGCCGCCGAGACCGTGGCCGCCATGGCCGGTATCAAGGGCGGCGACCAGGTGGTCGCCGTCAACGGCCAGCCGGTGCGCGGCTGGGGCGAGTTGCGCTGGGCGTTGATCCAGGCCGTCGTCGACAAGCAGGGCGCCCGCTTCGATCTTGAACGCCAGGGTGAAGGCCGGCGTCAGCTCGACTTGCCGGTCTCCGCATTGTCCTCCCTCAGCCTGGAGGGTGACGTGCCGTCCGCGCTGGGCATTGCCGTCGCCCGTCCGCCCGCGCTGGTGGGCCGCGTGATGGCCGAAGGCGCCGGCGCGCGCGCCGGCCTGCGTAGCGGCGACCTGATTCAGCGCGTCGATGGCGTGGCCGTGGCCGATGGCCTGGCCTTTATCGACGCCGTGCGCAAGGCGCCCGGCCGCAGCCTGCATATCGAAGGCCAGCGCGCCGGCCAGCCCTTCGCGCTGGAGATGACGCCCGATGCCGAAACCGATGCCAAGGGTGGACAGGCTGTAACAGTCGGTAAGATCAAGGTCGAGGTGCCGATGGCGCCGGATATGATTACCGTCACTTCGACTCCGGCGCAGGCGCTGGAGAAGGCGGTGCGCAAGGTCTGGGAGACCAGCGTGCTGACCGTGAAGATGATCGGCAAGATGATCACCGGCGAAGCGTCCTGGCGCAATGTCACCGGCCCGATCACGATCGCCGATTATGCGGGACAAACATCGCGGATAGGCGCAGTAAGCTATCTGCAGTTCATCGCCTTCATCAGTATCAGTCTTGGGGTGATGAATTTGCTACCGATTCCTGTTCTGGATGGGGGGCATTTGCTGTATTATTCGCTGGAAGTTTTAACTGGACGCCCCGTGTCCGAGCGTTTCGCCGATCTGGCGCAGCGCCTTGGTGTGGGCTTGCTGGTGGCCTTGATGGTGCTGGCCGTGTTCAACGATCTCGCGCGGCTGCTGTAG